One Lycium barbarum isolate Lr01 chromosome 5, ASM1917538v2, whole genome shotgun sequence genomic window carries:
- the LOC132642724 gene encoding putative late blight resistance protein homolog R1B-23, translated as MFSGECLSSKKYHPLDFLQRIEDEWGKYMPEIIKDRIKLLKTEFKFLDIFLSMQSFTDESNMLNVIQKVHSLFQDSAFDISKVYQNLDHLTSLLQNKVWMTKLEIRAKYSVFPRISLQNKKNGIANFEFVMKFVNGVVDNLSELEEIDDHYSLQIQEVLKELKLLRSLVCFLSKWCVEPQCVRIFFTHVLFVTSYGAMVAWLHMPGNENKRNQDLPPGEVNFLLSYLVRMRIKPLIPYIRKIYIDVLLALKWTMQSGLSSNIRNVYVAEIEAGFLEILIHYLEELRTTSSLSRIDYLNHQMETLVEMLKLLRANLIHLPIQGLEFHLQDIDIVIVDVGLLVYSLYDSEEQEEANQTLFLDLPKNIQHIKEVIFLIIRKAFQSKLPRVHGLGCVDFLLNNLKEFQTRYSDSHASFVNNQLQVIQKELESLQPFLKDVAEERYNKHERLEHCAALLNGKAYEVEYIVDAFIREGVPDWCLVRWLFGIIKEIILIRGEVTEIQEKKLFKFDLVLHDTLDTTTAHISSELTNTPRMTEEVVGFEDVMEKLREQVIRGTKQLDVISVVGMPGLGKTTVANKLYSDELVVSRFDIRAQCCASQAYSLRSVLLAILRDAIGESPTLAKLSTDVLADHLRKILLPKRYLILVDDVWEASVWDDLRFCFHDANNGSRIILTTQYGDVAENAKSVSDPLHLRMLNDDESWKLLKQKVFSEESCSVLLSYIGQEIANKCRGLPLAIVLVAGMLTKMEKNEKCWRQVAMNLCTNVLSDSKAIIEQSYQNLPYHLKPCFLYFGVFLEDKEINVSILTWLWISGGFIKSRHDKSLEDIAEGYLENLIGRNLVKVAKWSSGGKVKTCRIHDLLLYFCKERAKKKNLLLWTKRDQNVNTSSSIYSHKQLLQRRMSIYSEVVDLVEWNSSCSLAGAIHFREGRNKGSFSIAQFSQIHFRFLKVLNLEFIVIDSFPTELVYLRFFAARTSQKSITSSIANLRNLETLIVKPMGGKLILPITLLKMVKLRHLQIYSKAHFTLNTAEELLESSKFDNLITLSSPTFCCVRDAELMLRAPNLRKLRCSVDGWVYPSRAMSCLTRLETLSIKMDSHASSPSNFPPNLKKLTLSNFTMHWLKSSIAMLPNLQVLKLEAIFFSKAQWEVSNNMFHQLKVLKVVDCPCFEKWNVSDDAFPCLEHLVLRRCRYLEAIPSRFEDIPTLTSIEVKSCKESVVESAMVIRETQVEEIQNYDFKVFIYK; from the exons ATGTTTTCAGGCGAATGTTTGTCTTCAAAAAAATATCACCCCCTCGATTTTTTACAGCGAATTGAAGATGAATGGGGTAAATACATGCCGGAAATTATAAAAGATCGAATTAAGTTACTAAAAACTGAATTCAAATTCTTGGATATTTTTCTTAGCATGCAGAGCTTCACTGATGAATCTAACATGCTAAATGTCATTCAGAAAGTCCATTCTCTGTTTCAAGATTCCGCATTTGATATATCAAAAGTCTATCAAAATCTCGATCACCTTACTTCGCTGTTACAAAACAAAGTTTGGATGACTAAGTTGGAAATCAGAGCCAAATACTCCGTCTTCCCCAGAATTTCATTACAAAACAAAAAGAATGGAATTGCTAATTTCGAATTTGTAATGAAATTCGTTAATGGTGTTGTAGATAATCTTAGCGAGTTAGAAGAGATTGATGATCACTATTCTCTACAAATACAGGAGGTTTTAAAAGAGTTGAAGTTATTGAGGAGTCTTGTGTGCTTTTTATCAAAGTGGTGTGTAGAGCCTCAATGTGTACGTATTTTCTTCACTCACGTTTTATTTGTGACTAGCTATGGAGCAATGGTTGCCTGGCTGCACATGCCCGGTAATGAGAATAAAAGAAATCAAGATTTGCCTCCTGGTGAGGTGAATTTCTTGCTTTCTTATCTCGTGCGGATGAGGATTAAGCCTTTAATTCCGTACATTCGCAAAATATATATTGATGTCTTACTAGCTTTGAAATGGACAATGCAATCAGGATTGTCTTCCAACATCCGAAATGTGTATGTTGCTGAGATTGAAGCTGGATTTTTGGAGATTCTCATACACTACTTGGAGGAGCTACGAACGACCAGTAGTCTAAGTCGGATAGATTATTTGAATCATCAAATGGAAACCCTTGTGGAGATGCTCAAACTCTTGAGAGCAAATCTGATCCATTTGCCGATACAAGGTCTTGAATTTCATCTTCAAGACATTGatattgtcattgttgatgtgggACTTCTCGTTTACTCGTTATATGATAGCGAGGAGCAGGAGGAAGCGAACCAAACACTATTTCTTGATTTGCCTAAGAACATTCAGCATATCAAGGAAGTGATCTTCCTCATTATCCGAAAGGCATTTCAATCTAAGCTGCCTAGGGTCCATGGACTAGGTTGTGTTGATTTCCTTCTGAACAACTTGAAGGAGTTCCAAACCCGTTATTCGGATTCACATGCTTCTTTTGTTAACAACCAACTTCAAGTTATTCAAAAGGAACTCGAGAGCTTGCAACCTTTTCTCAAGGATGTGGCGGAAGAGAGATACAATAAGCATGAAAGACTCGAACATTGTGCTGCATTATTGAATGGCAAAGCTTATGAGGTGGAATATATAGTTGATGCTTTTATTAGAGAAGGAGTTCCTGATTGGTGTCTTGTTCGTTGGCTCTTCGGCATCATAAAGGAGATTATACTTATCAGGGGAGAGGTAACAGAGATTCAGGAAAAGAAACTTTTTAAGTTTGACTTAGTATTACATGATACCTTGGATACAACCACGGCTCATATATCATCAGAATTGACTAACACTCCAAGGATGACTGAAGAAGTTGTGGGTTTTGAAGATGTAATGGAAAAACTAAGAGAACAAGTAATAAGAGGAACCAAACAGCTAGATGTTATATCAGTTGTTGGAATGCCAGGATTAGGCAAGACGACTGTGGCCAACAAACTTTATTCTGATGAGTTAGTTGTCTCTCGATTTGATATTCGCGCACAATGTTGTGCATCCCAAGCATATTCGCTTAGGAGTGTGTTACTTGCCATTCTACGTGATGCCATTGGCGAGTCTCCTACTCTTGCTAAATTGTCTACTGATGTATTAGCAGATCACCTTCGCAAAATTTTATTGCCGAAAAGATATCTTATCCTTGTTGATGACGTATGGGAAGCTAGTGTTTGGGATGATTTAAGATTTTGCTTCCATGATGCCAATAATGGAAGTAGAATTATCTTGACAACGCAATATGGTGATGTCGCTGAAAATGCTAAATCTGTTAGTGATCCCCTTCATCTTCGTATGCTTAATGATGATGAAAGTTGGAAGTTATTAAAACAGAAAGTATTTAGTGAGGAAAGCTGCTCTGTTCTCCTTTCATACATTGGGCAAGAAATAGCAAACAAGTGTAGGGGGCTGCCTCTTGCAATTGTTTTGGTGGCTGGTATGCTAACAAAGATGGAGAAGAATGAAAAATGCTGGAGACAAGTGGCTATGAATTTATGTACTAACGTTCTCAGCGACTCAAAGGCCATCATAGAGCAAAGTTATCAGAATTTACCTTATCATCTAAAGCCTTGCTTCCTTTATTTTGGAGTATTTTTGGAGGACAAAGAAATCAATGTTTCAATCTTGACATGGTTATGGATTTCTGGAGGATTTATAAAAAGTCGTCATGACAAGAGTTTGGAGGATATTGCAGAAGGCTACTTGGAGAATCTTATTGGAAGAAATCTAGTTAAGGTTGCTAAATGGAGTTCCGGTGGTAAGGTCAAAACATGTCGCATTCATGACCTGTTGCTGTATTTCTGTAAGGAAAGAGCCAAGAAGAAGAATCTTCTACTGTGGACGAAACG GGACCAAAATGTCAATACATCTTCCTCCATTTACTCTCACAAGCAGCTCCTTCAACGTCGCATGTCCATTTATTCTGAAGTGGTTGATCTTGTGGAATGGAACTCATCTTGCTCTCTTGCTGGCGCTATACATTTCAGGGAAGGTAGAAACAAAGGTTCCTTTTCAATTGCCCAATTCTCCCAAATTCACTTCAGGTTTCTAAAAGTGTTAAATTTGGAGTTCATCGTAATTGATTCTTTCCCTACTGAGCTAGTTTACTTGAGGTTTTTTGCTGCACGAACTTCTCAGAAGTCAATCACATCATCCATAGCGAATCTTCGGAACCTTGAAACTTTGATAGTCAAACCAATGGGAGGAAAATTGATATTGCCCATTACACTTTTGAAGATGGTTAAGTTAAGACATCTGCAGATATACAGCAAAGCCCATTTCACTTTGAATACTGCAGAAGAATTACTTGAGAGCTCAAAATTCGACAATTTGATAACTCTTTCATCTCCAACTTTTTGTTGTGTGAGGGATGCGGAATTGATGTTGAGAGCACCTAACCTTCGGAAACTGAGATGCTCAGTTGATGGTTGGGTTTATCCTTCTCGCGCAATGAGTTGCCTAACACGGCTTGAGACGCTTAGTATTAAAATGGATTCTCATGCAAGTTCTCCATCCAACTTTCCGCCAAATCTCAAAAAATTGACATTGTCCAACTTTACCATGCATTGGCTGAAATCAAGCATTGCAATGCTTCCAAACCTTCAGGTACTCAAGCTGGAAGCAATTTTTTTCTCAAAGGCCCAATGGGAAGTGAGCAATAACATGTTCCATCAACTCAAAGTTTTGAAAGTAGTAGATTGTCCTTGTTTTGAAAAATGGAATGTCTCTGATGATGCCTTTCCTTGCCTTGAACATTTGGTATTGAGAAGATGTCGATATCTTGAGGCAATCCCTTCTCGCTTTGAAGACATCCCAACTCTAACATCCATTGAGGTAAAGTCATGCAAAGAATCAGTTGTCGAGTCAGCCATGGTCATCAGGGAAACACAAGTTGAAGAGATACAAAATTATGACTTCAAGGTCTTCATCTACAAGTAG
- the LOC132641544 gene encoding HVA22-like protein c isoform X1 translates to MGSGSDNNVLAVIAKNIDVLALPLVSLVYPLYASIRAIETKSRADDRQWLTYWVLYSLITLFELSFSKVIEWFPIWSYAKLAAICWLVLPYFNGAAYVYENFIRPFYRNPQVKIWYVPLKKDIFSKPDDVLTAAEKYIEEHGPQAFERLLAKRADRDARSRRNNYMTFDDDYRY, encoded by the exons ATGGGTTCAGGTTCAGACAACAATGTTCTTGCTGTAATAGCCAAAAATATTGATGTTCTTGCTTT GCCTCTAGTCTCTCTTGTTTACCCACT GTATGCTTCTATTAGGGCTATAGAAACAAAGTCCCGTGCAGATGATAGGCAATGGCTAACGTATTGGGTTCTTTATTCTTTGATTACTCTCTTCGAACTTAGTTTCTCTAAGGTCATTGAGTG GTTTCCAATATGGTCTTATGCAAAGCTAGCTGCAATATGCTGGCTAGTTCTACCTTACTTCAATGGAGCAGCTTATGTTTATGAGAATTTCATAAGACCGTTTTACAGAAATCCACAAGTTAAAATTTGGTATGTTCCTCTGAAGAAGGACATTTTCAGTAAGCCAGATGATGTCCTAACAGCTGCAGAGAAATATATTGAAGAACATGGACCACAAGCATTTGAAAGGCTTTTAGCCAAG CGGGCTGATAGAGATGCAAGAAGCAGGAGGAACAACTACATGACCTTTGATGATGATTATCGATATTGA
- the LOC132641544 gene encoding HVA22-like protein a isoform X2: MHLHYQLRFFTSSSSSIQLTSSPTTVSYLREYQNMGSGSDNNVLAVIAKNIDVLALPLVSLVYPLYASIRAIETKSRADDRQWLTYWVLYSLITLFELSFSKVIEWFPIWSYAKLAAICWLVLPYFNGAAYVYENFIRPFYRNPQVKIWYVPLKKDIFSKPDDVLTAAEKYIEEHGPQAFERLLAKRCKKQEEQLHDL, translated from the exons ATGCATTTACACTATCAATTGAGGTTTTTCACTTCATCTTCTAGTAGTATACAACTAACCTCTTCTCCCACCACTGTTTCTTATTTGAGAGAGTATCAAAACATGGGTTCAGGTTCAGACAACAATGTTCTTGCTGTAATAGCCAAAAATATTGATGTTCTTGCTTT GCCTCTAGTCTCTCTTGTTTACCCACT GTATGCTTCTATTAGGGCTATAGAAACAAAGTCCCGTGCAGATGATAGGCAATGGCTAACGTATTGGGTTCTTTATTCTTTGATTACTCTCTTCGAACTTAGTTTCTCTAAGGTCATTGAGTG GTTTCCAATATGGTCTTATGCAAAGCTAGCTGCAATATGCTGGCTAGTTCTACCTTACTTCAATGGAGCAGCTTATGTTTATGAGAATTTCATAAGACCGTTTTACAGAAATCCACAAGTTAAAATTTGGTATGTTCCTCTGAAGAAGGACATTTTCAGTAAGCCAGATGATGTCCTAACAGCTGCAGAGAAATATATTGAAGAACATGGACCACAAGCATTTGAAAGGCTTTTAGCCAAG AGATGCAAGAAGCAGGAGGAACAACTACATGACCTTTGA